The Amycolatopsis japonica nucleotide sequence CCGGCTCCACCTCCCTACCGATCTCGGCTGCGAACAACCAAGCCCGGCCACGGGGCTCCCTTCTGCCCCACTGCGCACCACCGTACCCCACTTTTCACCACAGTCAACGCGGCAAAAGCCGCGACCACTCCGTCGTGTCAGACGTTTTCGCTGGTCAGCCAGGTGGGGCCTGGTGGGGGCTCGGTGGGGGACGGTGGCCAAGATCCCCCTGGGCGGGTATCGAAGCAACCTCATCCATGCCTGACACGTCCGGATATCGGCCGCCGGAACCCTGCTGTGGCGCGAAGTGGGGGTGAAAGTGGGGAATCCGGTGGGGGCCGGTGGGGACGGCCGAGGACACAGTGGAGGGTGGCGTCGGGTCATCCGATGAACCCCGGTCGACAAAGGACTCCGTCCCGCCCTCGTGAGGGTTCGGGAGGCGTGTCGCGAAAGCCACTTTCGGGACATCAGACGTCGCGAAAGTGGCTTTCGCGACGTGATCGCCAGGGTGGTACGGGCACGGCAACGGCCGACGTTGCGAAAGCCACTTTCGCAACCTTCAACGTTGCGAAAGTGGCTTTCGCAACCCCAGTCAAGGCGGGCATCCCGAGGTCAGCCGCGGTTGCGCTTGCGACGGCGTCCGTTCATCCCGGGTGTGGCGCGACGACTGACGCCGCGCCAGTCCTTGGGCTTCTCCTTCGGTTCCGGCAGGAGCCGGTCGATGCCCTTGCCCGCGAACCAGCCGGTTACATACCCGGGGATCAGGCTCACGAAGGTGAAGAACATCCACCACCCATAGGAAAACGGCGCCCGCGGCCGATCCACGGGGACCGTGCCGTAATGAGGTGCCCCGTGCCGGCCCGCCCACCTATAGGACACGACCTCCACGACACCCGAGAGATCAGTGGACGATCCGATCGTCGTGGAAGAGACCCGCGGTTTGCCCAGCAGCTCTCGATCCCATTTGACCTCCGCCTCGCAGACATAGGTCATCCAGAGCGCCATCGGGGTGCGATGACACCCCTTGACCTGCGCCGTGCCGAACCTGTCGACGTCGTGCACCTGGCTGATTTCCAACGCGGAACCCAGCGAAGCCATGAACCACACACCCAGCACCGCGAAGACGACACCTGTGACCATCTTCAAGCCGGACCGGCTTCGACGCTTCCTGGTCGGCGGCTCGCCGACTTCGGCCCGCTCAGCCATCGTCGTCGAGCGATCCGCTGATCCGGCCGGATTTGGCCGACCCACCGTCGTATTGCTCCCGGTTCTCGGCAGCCGCCTTGCCCGCTTCCTTGCCGATCTTCAAACCCGTGTTGTCGGCGATCTTTCCCCTGACGGTGGTCTCCATACGTTCCTTCGCGGTACGGAGGTACTTGAGGTTGTCACCCTTGAGTCCGTCCAGGGTCTCGTCGCTCGCCTTGATCGCCCTGTTCGCTTCACGCCCCAGTTCTGACGACTTCCGCCCGAGCGCCCGCGCCGCTTCTCTGGCCCGGTCGCTCGATCCTTCGAACCTCTTCACGAACTTCTGGATGGCGCTCAGCAGCTTGCCCAGCTTCTTCTGGATCTTCGCCATGACCGTGACCGCATCGGCGAAGACACTCGCGGTGAAAGCGGCGACCGAGCCGCCCAAGGTGAACCACGACGACGCGAGCGCGAGCAGCGCCCGGGTTATCACATCACTGATGAAGGTGGCGATGATGTCGAAGATCAGCGCCCGCGCGGTCGCCACCACCATCCCTCCGGTGGTGATCCACCGCGCCGATTCCTTCGCTTCCGCGGCGACATCGCGGAGCGACTGGGTGTACTGCAGCGCGACGCGGCGGTAGGCGATGGCCGCGTCACCGTCCCATCCGGATGTCGTGCTCAGTGAACCTTCGTAGTCACCCGCGACGGCTTCGAGTTCGATGGCGATGTTGTTCCAGGTCTGCGCCGCTCGCTGGACCAGGTCGGGGTCGCCGGTGAGGATCTCCAGTGGTTCGCGGATGAAGTCGAGGTTCTCCATCAGCCAGCCGACACCGGCCTTGACCAGTTCTCCGAGCGGATTCAAGACCATCGACAGGGCGTCCAGCCCGACGGAGACCCCGTCCATCGCGAGCGCGAACGCGTCGATGTCTTCGTCGGGCTTCGGGTTGAGAGTGCCCACCAAGCCTTCGATGCTGTCGCCGAGACCGGAGCCCTTGAAGTACTTCTCGTCGTCTTCCTTCTTCGCGATCAGCTCTTCGCTCACAGCTTCTTCCCCAGGTCCCGGCCGAGCTGCGCCGCGTCGTCGTCGATCTTCGTGTAGTCCGTGGCCGCCTTCCTCAGCGCATCGGACAACGCGTCGCCGAGATTCGCCGCGCTGGTCATCAGCTCGTCCGCGTCACCCTGGGCCAGCTGAAGGACACCGCCGACGGGCACCGCGCACAGCAGGCCATAGCCCTGGAAGCCGCCCATCCCGACCTGGTTCGCCGCCGAGGCCGCGCCGCGAATGCGGTCGGCGAGGTCGGTGACCTGGTCCGCGTGTGCTTTGAGGCGTTCCGGCGAGACGCCGTATCCCGGCCCGCTCACGAGCGGCCGGTCCAGTCGACGTGCTGGAAGTCCTCGCCGTCGTCCTCATCGGACACAGGACGGGGCGGCCGGGGTTTAGCGGGCGGCGGTTCGGCCGGGACGCCGAAGCGTGCGGAGTCGTCCGGTTCCGGAGCGGGCTGCGTTTCTTCCCTCGGCGGCAGGGTGCTTTTGATGAAGTCCACCGCGTCGGAGTCTTCGCCGGTCAGCCCGGCCATGATCTCCAGCGTCCGGTCCGCGGCCCGCGTCGTCGCCTTGCGGTAGGTACTCATGATCAGCGACGCGAGCTGGGCGGGCGGCCGCTCCTGCGCCTGCGGGGACAGCGAGAGCGACGTCAGTCCCCCACCGGGGTTGACCGTCACGGTGACCAGCCGGTCCGGGCTGCTCAGCGTGACGACGTTGTTCTCCAGATCGGCCTTCGCCTGTTCCGCCTTGGCGAGCAGAGCGGCGCTGCGCCGCTCCTGTTCCCGCATCCACTCCTGCGGATCCCGCACGTGGCCACCGAACGGCACGGTCATTCCGAAACCCCCACTTCCCGAAGGCCCCCTCAGGCTTTCGACTCGTCACAACCTAGCGGTCCGGGTCCAGCAGCGAGGCCAGTCGCGCGGCCAGCCGGGGACCATCCACAGGGGACACGTTCACCCACGCCTGCCCGCCGCGGCCCTCGGTGCGCGCCGCGCAGTACGCGCCGACGTCGGTGTCGAACCAGGTCAGCCCGCCCGCCCGGTGCGCCCGGCCGTCGCGGTCGCGGGTCCGGACGGTGAACTGGCCCGCGCTGTAGACGGGCCGCGCCTGGATCGCGAGCACCTCGCGCAGCTGACCGTCCGAAGCCGACGATCGCCCGCCCTCGCCGAACACCGGATCCTCCAGGGCGTCGCCGAAGCGCGCCGCGGGCAGGCTGATGCCGTAACCGGGGCCGGGCCGCAGTTCGGGCAGGACGTCGACGATCGCCCCGAACACCTCGCCGTCGCCGATCCCGGAGAGCGCGATGGTCTGCTCGGGTTGCGTGGCCAGCACGCCGTGCCGCCCTCGCGCGGCCGCGACCGCGCGGAAAGGTGCCGGAGCCGTCATATCGGCCAGCGCCTCGCATTCGACGTAGACCTCGGCGCGCGCGAGCAGGTCCAGCCGCGCTTCCAGGGCGGCGTCGAGCCGGTCCCCGTCATAGAGGCCTCGTTCGGCGAGGTTGTCGTAGACCGCGCCGCGGATCTCGGCGCGTTCCGCTTCCGTGGCGCCGACGCTGCGCACGGACAGCGGCCAGGGCGGGGCCGCGTGTCCCAGATCGGTCCAGAGGACGTCGAACGCCGACGCGGAAACGCGGATCAAGACCGCCCCAGCTCGGGCGGCTTCCCGAAGGAGACCCGCGGGGTCAGCGAACGCAACGAGGCATCGCGGGTGTTCATGACGTCGACGGCCTTGCGGCGGGCCTCTTCGGCTTCCGCGTGCTTGGCCTCCATCTCGTCGGCGAGCGCGGCCAGGAGCGCGAGGTTCCCGCCCGCCGCGGCCCCGCGGATCATCGCGCCGGGGTCGTAGTCCACCGGCGGCGGCATGTCGGCGCGGGCCCGCGCCGCGACCTCGGCCTGTCCGGACACCGCCTTCCCGAGCGAGGACGAGAGGTCCGCGGACCAGGCCAGCCAGCCGGACGCCGTCGCCAGCACCCCGCGGAGCGCGTCGCCCGCTTCCCCGCGCCAGTTCTCCTCACTGCTGCCGACCAGCCCGGCCAGTTCCGACGTCGCGTCCTGCATGCGCCGCGCGAGCGCGTCCCAGCCGGCTCCGATACCGCCCGCGGCCTCGGGGTCGTTGCCCGCTTCGACTTCGGCGGCCAGCGCTTCGTGGCTGTACGCCTCGTATCGCGTGGCCGCGACCGGGACCTCTCGTCCCGGCGTCTCTCCTTCAGGCACGGCACCTTCTCCTAAGGCAGTTTGGGTTCGGCCAATCCCGCCACCGTCACCGCGCGCTCGCAGGCGAGCGGGGTGTCGGTGAAGTTCGTGTTGCTCACGTCGATCTGGACACTCGCCTTCTCCCCCATGCCGAGCAGGACCGCGCAGGTCCCGTCGGCGGCCTTCTTGTCAGCGACCTTCAGCGCGTTCCGGCCGCCGACCTTGGTCTTGGTGGCGGTCTTGCGCGCGACCTCGAGATCCGCCAGGCCGTTCTTCTCGTCCACGGTGATGGTGACGCCGAACGTGGCGGGCACCGTCCAGTCGCAGGCGCGGGCGCCGTTGATCTCCTTCGCGACGCCGAGCACGTTGATCCCGGCGGTCGACCTGTCCTTCGGGTCGAGCAGCGTGCACGGATCCACGCCGCGATCCGGCGCGGGCGCCGAGGACGAAGGCGCGGGAGCCGGGGCACCGTCGGCGGCCGGAACCGGCGCCTGGCCTGCGGCCCCCTGCCCGCAGGCGGACACTGTGAGGACGACCAGGACGCCGAGCGCGGAAAGGCCGGACTTCATGGGGTCAGCCGCCGACACAATCCACATCCGCCGCCGCTTGTTCATCCTGTCGGGTGTACTTCGCCAGCGCCTTCTCGATCCGGTTCTTGAGCGCCTCGAGTTCCTTGCCGAACGCGGTGAGCGCCTCGACCGCGGAGCCTTCGGTGCCGATCCCGTACTGCGCCATGAACTTGCCGACCTCGTCCGCGTATCCCCCGCCGAGGGGAACCGTGCGGCCGAGCACCTTCGCCTCGCGGACCATCTGGCCGACCACGTCTTGCAGGGCGGAGATCTTCACGTGGGCGTCGGCGGCCAGCTCCGGCGCGACCGCGAACCCGCTCAGATCGAACCGTGGCTTGGCGGTACTCACCTCGCTCATAAGCGATTACGCCTCTCCGTAGTCGAGCGACCTCGCACCGGAGCATACGACAAAACAAGGCGTCAGCGGGAGCACCCGAAAACGCGCTCACCTCACCCGATCGAGGTAAGGTCTCTGGTTGCACAGAGTCATCGACTGGGGTTGGCGGGGTTCCCCCCACGAGTTCGCCCGAGTTTGACACACTTCGTGGGAGGCTGACCGCTACCCGGGGGACTGCTCGGGCCTTGAAAGCTGACCTTCAGCAGGATCCAGCGGACATCCAGCCACGCGGCATCAGGAGGTCGAGTGACGTCGAGAATCCAGTCTGCGACGCCCGGCGAACACCAGGGCGAGCAGGCAACCGGGCAAGCGCCGTACCCCACGGGCGCCGGCTCGGTCAGCGGTCGGCAGAACGGCCGGGAGGCCAGAGCGTCGCTGGACGAACTGCACGAGACCGCGCGGCGGATCGCCGCCAACGTGGAGCGGGTACTGGTCGGCAAACCCGACGTCATCCGCATCGCGCTCGTGACCCTGCTCGCCGAAGGCCACCTCCTCGTCGAAGACGTCCCCGGGGTCGGCAAGACCTCGCTGGCGAAGGCGCTGGCCCGCTCGATCGACTGCACCGTCAGCCGGATCCAGTTCACCCCCGACCTGTTGCCCAGCGACGTCACCGGGGTGTCCATCTACAACCGGCAGAGCGGCGAGTTCGAGTTCCGTCCCGGTCCGGTGTTCGCGAACATCGTGGTCGGCGACGAGATCAACCGCGCCTCGCCGAAGACGCAGTCGGCCCTGCTCGAATGCATGGAAGAGCACCAGGTCACCGTCGACACCTCGACCTACCACCTCGAAGAGCCGTTCATGGTGATCGCCACCCAGAACCCCATCGAGATGGAGGGCACCTACGCGCTGCCCGAGGCCCAGCGGGACCGGTTCACCGCGCGGGTGTCCATCGGCTACCCCGACCAGCAGGCCGAGCTGGCCATGGTCGACGAGCACGCCGGGCACAACCCGCTGGCCGACCTCGAGCCGGTCTCCGACCGCGAGTCGGTGCAGCGGCTGATCGAGACGGTGCGCTCGGTGCACATGTCGCCGGAGATCCGCCGGTACGCCGTCGACCTGGTGGCCGCGACCCGTCAGGTGCCGGAGATCCGCCTCGGTGCCTCGCCGCGGGCGACCCTGCAGCTGGTCCGCGCCGCCCGCGCGCAGGCCGCGCTCTCCGGCCGCGAGTTCGTCGTCCCGGACGACCTGCACACGGTCGCGGTCCCGGTGCTGGCCCACCGCATGGTGCTCACCACCGAGGCGCACGCCGCCCGCCGGTCGGCCACCGACGTGGTCCGCGCGATCCTGCACCGCGTTCCCGTTCCGCAGGGCTCGAACCACCGCTGAGTAAAGGAATACGGGGCCATGCTGCGTGCTCTGTCCGGCCTGACCACACGCGGCCGCTGCCTCCTCGCCGCCGGCGTCGCCGCGGCGGCGTGCTCGTTCGTGCTCAACGAACGGGATCTGCTGCGGGTCGCGGTGTTCGTGATCGCCCTGCCGCTGCTGGTCGCCTTCTTCATCTCGGCGACCCGGCTGCGGCTGGGCGCGGCCCGCTCGCTGCGCCCGGAGCGGGTCTCGGTCGGCTCGCCGGGCGAGGTCCAGCTCGAACTCTGGCGGAACGGCAGGCTCCCGGCCGGTGAGGTGCTGCTCGAAGACGGCGTGCCCTACGCGCTCGGTTCGCGGCCACGGTTCGTCGTCGAACGCCTCCCCCACGACCGCCGGGTCGCGCTGCGGTATCCGCTGCAGCCGGTGCTGCGCGGGATCCAGCAGGTCGGCCCGCTGCGGGCGACGATCACCGACCCGTTCGGGCTGTGCGAGTTCGAACGTGAGCTGATCGCGCATTCCCGGCTGGTCGTCGTGCCGAAGGTGGTCGGCCTGTGGGGTCTGCCCAGCGGCGCCGGGATCGGCGCGGGCGACGACGGCAGCATCCGCCTGCACGCCGGGCAGGGCGAGTCGGACGTGATCGTCCGGCAGTACCGCCAAGGCGACGACCTGCGGAAGGTCCACTGGCGCTCGACCGCCCGCCGCGACGAGATCATGGTCCGCGTCGAGGAACGGCCGTGGCGCGGCGGCACCACGGTGCTGCTGGACCACCGCGCGGCCGCGCACCACGGCACCGGCCCCGCGGCGAGCCTCGAATGGGCCGTCTCGTTCGCCGCTTCCGTGGCGCTGCACCTGCGGCGTTCCGGGCACCGGGTCCGCCTGATCACCGAACACGGCCTGACCCTGGCCGACACCCCCGGCGAGGGTGGCGAGCACTACGACAACGTCGTGCTCGACGTGCTCGCCGCGCTCCAGCCCGCGCACCAGCGCGACATCACCCTCGGCCACGACCCGGCCGAGGGACAGGAACTCATCGCGGTGCTCGGCACCGTCAGCAACGAATCCGTGCACGAGCTGTCCCGGTACCGCCCGCGCGGGATCCGGAGCCTCGCCGTGCTGCTCGACACCCCTGGCTGGTCGTCCGGCGTCAACCGGCCCGAAAACCGTGCCGCCGCCACCGAGGAATCGGTGGCGCTGCTGCGAGCCGCGGGCTGGGGCGTCGTCGTCGCCGGTCCCGGATCGCCCATGCCGCAGGTCTGGGCCGAGCTCTGCCAGACGGCCACCCGCCGGGGCACGCTGATCGGAGGCGGCCTGTGACCGCGACCGCGCCGCCCCTGCAGCACACCCCCAAACCGCGGCCCTCCGCTCCGCCGCCCGTCTGGACGAGCAGCGTGCTCGCGCCGGTCGCCGCCGGGCTCGCCACGTTGTTCGCCTCGACCTCGCTCACCGGCGTGGTCTCCGGCTGGGCGTGGTTCGGCTACCTGCTGGTCGCCGTCGTGCTGATCGCCTCGACCGGCCTCGCCCTGCGCTCGCTGCGCGCGCCGACCATCGTCGTCGGCCTGGCGCAGCTGCTGGTGCTGCTGCTCCTGATCACCGGGGCGTTCACCACCAGCGGGATCTTGAAGATCTTCCCCGGCCCGGACGCCCTCGAAGAACTGCGCGGTGTCCTCGCCGCCGCGGCCGAGCAGATCCGCGTCGGCCTGCCCCCGGTCGAGGGCACCCCGCCGATCCTCTGCCTGATCACCATCGCGATCGGCCTGGTCGCGGTCCTGGTCGACACGCTGGCCGTGGCCGCCGCCGCGCCCGCCGCGACCGGACTGGTCCTGCTGTGCGTGTACGCCGTCCCGGCCGCG carries:
- a CDS encoding WXG100 family type VII secretion target, producing the protein MSEELIAKKEDDEKYFKGSGLGDSIEGLVGTLNPKPDEDIDAFALAMDGVSVGLDALSMVLNPLGELVKAGVGWLMENLDFIREPLEILTGDPDLVQRAAQTWNNIAIELEAVAGDYEGSLSTTSGWDGDAAIAYRRVALQYTQSLRDVAAEAKESARWITTGGMVVATARALIFDIIATFISDVITRALLALASSWFTLGGSVAAFTASVFADAVTVMAKIQKKLGKLLSAIQKFVKRFEGSSDRAREAARALGRKSSELGREANRAIKASDETLDGLKGDNLKYLRTAKERMETTVRGKIADNTGLKIGKEAGKAAAENREQYDGGSAKSGRISGSLDDDG
- a CDS encoding type VII secretion target — translated: MSGPGYGVSPERLKAHADQVTDLADRIRGAASAANQVGMGGFQGYGLLCAVPVGGVLQLAQGDADELMTSAANLGDALSDALRKAATDYTKIDDDAAQLGRDLGKKL
- a CDS encoding YbaB/EbfC family nucleoid-associated protein, giving the protein MTVPFGGHVRDPQEWMREQERRSAALLAKAEQAKADLENNVVTLSSPDRLVTVTVNPGGGLTSLSLSPQAQERPPAQLASLIMSTYRKATTRAADRTLEIMAGLTGEDSDAVDFIKSTLPPREETQPAPEPDDSARFGVPAEPPPAKPRPPRPVSDEDDGEDFQHVDWTGRS
- a CDS encoding ESX secretion-associated protein EspG; its protein translation is MIRVSASAFDVLWTDLGHAAPPWPLSVRSVGATEAERAEIRGAVYDNLAERGLYDGDRLDAALEARLDLLARAEVYVECEALADMTAPAPFRAVAAARGRHGVLATQPEQTIALSGIGDGEVFGAIVDVLPELRPGPGYGISLPAARFGDALEDPVFGEGGRSSASDGQLREVLAIQARPVYSAGQFTVRTRDRDGRAHRAGGLTWFDTDVGAYCAARTEGRGGQAWVNVSPVDGPRLAARLASLLDPDR
- a CDS encoding PPE domain-containing protein, encoding MPEGETPGREVPVAATRYEAYSHEALAAEVEAGNDPEAAGGIGAGWDALARRMQDATSELAGLVGSSEENWRGEAGDALRGVLATASGWLAWSADLSSSLGKAVSGQAEVAARARADMPPPVDYDPGAMIRGAAAGGNLALLAALADEMEAKHAEAEEARRKAVDVMNTRDASLRSLTPRVSFGKPPELGRS
- a CDS encoding DUF3558 family protein — its product is MKSGLSALGVLVVLTVSACGQGAAGQAPVPAADGAPAPAPSSSAPAPDRGVDPCTLLDPKDRSTAGINVLGVAKEINGARACDWTVPATFGVTITVDEKNGLADLEVARKTATKTKVGGRNALKVADKKAADGTCAVLLGMGEKASVQIDVSNTNFTDTPLACERAVTVAGLAEPKLP
- a CDS encoding AAA family ATPase, which encodes MTSRIQSATPGEHQGEQATGQAPYPTGAGSVSGRQNGREARASLDELHETARRIAANVERVLVGKPDVIRIALVTLLAEGHLLVEDVPGVGKTSLAKALARSIDCTVSRIQFTPDLLPSDVTGVSIYNRQSGEFEFRPGPVFANIVVGDEINRASPKTQSALLECMEEHQVTVDTSTYHLEEPFMVIATQNPIEMEGTYALPEAQRDRFTARVSIGYPDQQAELAMVDEHAGHNPLADLEPVSDRESVQRLIETVRSVHMSPEIRRYAVDLVAATRQVPEIRLGASPRATLQLVRAARAQAALSGREFVVPDDLHTVAVPVLAHRMVLTTEAHAARRSATDVVRAILHRVPVPQGSNHR
- a CDS encoding DUF58 domain-containing protein — translated: MLRALSGLTTRGRCLLAAGVAAAACSFVLNERDLLRVAVFVIALPLLVAFFISATRLRLGAARSLRPERVSVGSPGEVQLELWRNGRLPAGEVLLEDGVPYALGSRPRFVVERLPHDRRVALRYPLQPVLRGIQQVGPLRATITDPFGLCEFERELIAHSRLVVVPKVVGLWGLPSGAGIGAGDDGSIRLHAGQGESDVIVRQYRQGDDLRKVHWRSTARRDEIMVRVEERPWRGGTTVLLDHRAAAHHGTGPAASLEWAVSFAASVALHLRRSGHRVRLITEHGLTLADTPGEGGEHYDNVVLDVLAALQPAHQRDITLGHDPAEGQELIAVLGTVSNESVHELSRYRPRGIRSLAVLLDTPGWSSGVNRPENRAAATEESVALLRAAGWGVVVAGPGSPMPQVWAELCQTATRRGTLIGGGL